GAGATCTTTTTTCcttgatgctttaaaaataacaccTATTTGTATATAACACGTAGCaactgtgaccttggacaaacaTAAGAAATAGGCAGTATAGGCGAACAGGAGATTATGTAACCATTAGATCAAACATTCCAAGCAACTCCTTGGCCACAGTAAGTGTTCATAAACATTCCCTCCCACTTGGGGCCCATTGGGAATTACACAGAAGGAGAAGCCCTGCTCACACCCCAGTCTCAGCACAGGACctaattctgtttctccctcttgaGATTCTCCTAAAAGAGCAAAGGAGTCTGTGTCCTCCGACAGTTCCCCTGTAAAAGTAATttcactgaggggcgcctgggtggctcagtctgttgagcgtccgacttcggctcaggtcatgatctcacggtccgtgagtttgagccccgtatccggctctgtgctgacagctcagagcctggaggctgttttggattctgcgtctccctgtctctctctgcccctcccccactcatgctctgtctctctctctctgtcaataataagtaaacattacaaattaaaaaaaaagtaatttcactGCATCTTGGAAGAAAGCATCCattcccattctacagaagaAGGACATGTTCCTGAGACAATATCTgtactcctttttttctgttgaggTTTCTCCAAAATAATATTAGTTCACTTACCATGCATCTCTAGCCCCTACTAACCTATGACCAACACCTTTCTTTGGATAGCAAAGCAGTCCAACCAGAACTAATGCTGGGCCCAGAGGACAGATCCTAAGAGGACACAGTCCCGGTTGGCCTCAGGGTGCAGCCCCAGGAGGTACAGATTTGTTATAGCGTCATTAGGAAACCTTCTGGAATATTGTCCCCTCCTTTCATAGAAGAACGAAGGCGGGGCCTCGGGCTCTAGGACTCACAGCACTGGATCCCAGAAACAGTTTTGCTGGCATCTCTGACTGTGGCCAGGCCTTGCCCTCGGTTTGGCCCACAGCTCCATCCGCTACACACACAGAGCCTCACTTGCGTTCCACACAGCTATGTGTTCAGACACCCGCGTGGCGCTGGTGACCGGGGCCAACAAGGGCATCGGCTTGGCCATCGTGCGTGACCTGTGCCGGCAGTTCTCCGGGGACGTGGTGCTCACGGCACGGGACGAGGCGCGGGGACGGGCGGCCGTGCAGCAGCTCCAGGCCGAGGGCCTGAGTCCGCGCTTCCACCTGCTGGACATCGACGACCTGCAGAGCATCCGCGCCCTGCGTGACTTCCTGCGCAAGGAGTACGGGGGATTGGACGTGCTGGTCAACAATGCAGCCGTCTTCTTTGACAGTAAGGACGTGGGAACTCTTAGTTCAGGAGACTTCCCTTAGGGGACCACCCAGGGTGGGTTGGGGCCGGTGTGTGAACCGCTGCTCTAGGGCGTAGCTCAGAGGGGATCTTGAACGACCTCCCTAGGTAAGAAGATAGtcaggaggcacagggagagcAGAACCCTCCAGAAGTTGCAAGCCTTTCCAGCCAGAGAACTTTGGCATTGTCATGGATCAGACTCTCAGGGACCTCCCCCAGGTTGTTGCAAGCTACTCTCATGGGACTTGAGCGTctccatgaatttttaaattattactaaatATACAAAACCCCACAGGGCCACATGAAGAGATACCATTGCACCTTACCTTAGCGTCTTGCAGTGAGTGGTGTCAACCTACAAAGCCACCCAGCATCAACCAGTCAGATAATAAATGTTGGGATAAACTGTTCACTATCCTACACACTATTGAGAATTCACCCGATTACACACAAATGCTATTGTCACTGCATCAAATTTTCTCAATGGCTACTACTTATTAACCTATTCTCCTTCTCCCTACAAGTTGGTGACCCCACCCCCTTACATATTCAAGCAGAAGTGACGATGAAAACAAACTTCTTTGGTACCCGAGACGTGTGCACAGAACTGCTGCCTCTAATGAGACCCCAAGGTAGGTTAATTGTTAACCAGATCTCTATGGGCTCAGAATCCATTCAAAAGGCCAATGTTTGCTCTGTTTCTTGACATGGAAAGACAAACCAAAAGACAGAATTATGGCCTTAAGGACATTGAGGGAGAgtagatattatcattttttaatcctttcttcaAAAAGAGGTTTACTGAAATAATGTagccacaaaaacaaaataagaatctaCAACACCCAGGTGCTCACCACCAATCTTAACTAGGCAATCAGTATCAAGGCCATGTAATCCCCTTCGCACATTCCATATCTtttccctcccattcccccaaaTTCCTATTGCTGAATTTAAAGGATACTCTCCTTAAAGGGATGAgctgttgttcttttttctctgtaaattaTACCAGGCACTTATCTCAAAAAAGATATGAAGGTATAAGCTGTGGTGCCtcaatggctcagtcagttaagcgtctgactcttgatttcacctcatgtcatgatctcacagtttcgtgaattcaagccccacatcggcctgtttgctgacagcacagagcctgcttgagattctccctctctctctgaccctcccctgctcacactctctgtctttataaaaaataagtaacacataaacacacaaaaagatattAAGATATAAACATCTCTGAAGAATCGAGCAAACATTGGAAATCTGAGCACTCTTGTTCATTAGATATAAGGTTCAAGTAAAGATGGAAATACAGTCTTGTTAAGGCTACACTTACCCAGGAAACTTAGAAAAGTTGCTCTCAACCTTCACATGAGAAGATACTGCTTTGAAATATCCTGTAGACTGAAAAACCACTAGAGAAATTTGGAGAGAAAGTTACAATAGCAAATGTATCTCACTCACACTCACCCTGACATATTGATTCTAGAAAGGATAGGTGGCTGGACATTTCTAGGTGTGATGTGCTAGGCATTTTATATATAGTCCCCATTAAGAACCTGGAGGAATGATGGATTTCAAGGTCACAAGCACAGCTGGTTGAAGACCGAGGTCATGTGACATCCAAACTAGTGGTTCTTCCCACTACTCAAGGTCCTCAAATCATTTTCCCTACATCTCCGTTCTTCAAATGAAGCCTTACCCAGTAAGacaagggaaacagaaaataaaaggactcTTCTTGATTGGGTCAATGTCTTCCTTATCACAGGACTCCCAGGTACCTCAGGGAAAACCACAGgaggcatattttaaaactttgaagtGTTTTCTGAAAACCTCTTATCGCTCAAGAGACTGAAGAAATGGTAATCTTAATATCAGAAAACATGAATCTTTCAGGGAATGTGATGAATGTGAAATCATCAAAGGTCACAAGAACCAGCTTGTACCTACAAACTCTGAATTTCCTTGAGAGTCAAATATTGCCCTTGAAGTTTGTGACGCCAGATGAGTGATGATGTCTAAAATGCCCTGTGTTGTGTAGATCACTGTGGCTCTGCTTGAGGACAGTGAGGTTTGGAGAGTAGGAGATAGTGAGAGATTTCCTAACAATAGATCCCTGGTCACATACAGAGTAATGGTCTGGATAAACTGTAAGCCCAACATACAACCTGGCCCCAGCAGTGCGCAAGAGTCCTTTCTGACCTAGGTGACGTGCTTTTCACAGTGACTATGACAGGGCAATCCTTTTACACACGATCTCACACACAGTGTCACACACTCACAGTCACATTCACATACAGTCTCTTTCACACACACTCGCATTCACACAAATCTCACACACTCCTGTGAACTCACACACCCTTAACATAAGGATGTCAGGAGGGCCCATACACTCCTTGGCACACAGTCTGTGTGCCTTCCAGTTCAGAGTCCTCAAAATAACACTTGAAAACCATGAGTCCACTATGATGACAAAAATGTTTGGATCAGGGACTCTGCTGTGTAAACTCTAAAAGTACTTCCCAATCCTGTGTGTGTCCTGTCCTGAGCTGTCAGACTGAAAGGGTCTAAAGGGTCCCACTTCTAAGGGGAAGCCCCCTGACAACCACCCTGCCCACTTGCAGATGTGGTCAGTGCAGGGGACAGGCCTGGGTTGAGGGAATGGTTGCAGCATCTACTACAAGGAATTTACCTACAAAACCTTTTACTCCCTGTCAGGCTTCCCTCAAATACACAGGTAAGCATTCTCACAGGTGATTCTAGACTTCCCAAGACAGACAATATAGAAGAGAAACAGGGTATCTTTATTACAAACAGCCTGTAGAAGTTAGAAGAATTTCTCCATCTACTGACTATACTAAAGGTATGTAAGAAATAGTTCCTAGCCCCTATGAGTAAATGCATTGGCCTTTCTGGTATACCAGTTACCCCAGTGTGGGTTCCTCTGCCCCagtcttgttctttttcaaagatttctttctctctgttgcaATTTTGAATCATGAAACAtagtttattatattattacccaggcatataatatttttgaaaataaaataaatatgtttactgGTAAGTAATAAAACCTGAGAGGTGCTTCTGAAACATTTGACAAACATGTTCTGTTAATCCTACACCAAATACGCTGTAGATGAAAGGAAGGACTGGAATAACAGACCCCTTTCTAAAAGGTGTTCAGCTTAGAAAACTGTTACATTAATAAGATAGtttatataattcattttcattgtctcTAAACACCACCAATGAGAACCACAGGGTCATGCATGATCTCTCCCACTGAACTTGTATGGCACTGCCATTCCTTAGTGGGATGGAGGTCAGAGTTAAGTGACCATGACTGTCTTTCCTGGATATTTACATGAAAAAGGGAGAGTTTCCAAATTTTCTTGtaccttttgacttttttttataatCTAAAAGTACtcactgaaatataaaaatacaatcaatatttaaatgtaaaaatagtaaACTATATATGTCAATATAATGTCATTTTTATGActactgatatatttttttttttaattttttttttcaacgtttttttatttatttttttttttgggacagagagagacagagcatgaacgggggaggggcagagagagagggagacacagaaccggaagcaggctccaggctccgagccatcagcccagagcctgacgcggggctcgaactcacggaccgcgagatcgtgacctggctgaagtcggacccttaaccgactgcgccacccaggcgccccaactgatatatttttaaaaaacagtgagtGAGAAACGTGTCATTGCTTTGCAcctttaatagctttattgagataaagtTCATCTACCATACACTTCACCCATTTCAGGCATGCAATTCACTGGACTTTAGTATTGACAGAGTTGTAGAACCATCACAACTTCAAGATTAACACACTGAAATCACCCTAAGGAGACCCTTTGCCCTTAGCTATCGGCCCTCTGTTACCCCTTTCCCCCTGCCCtaagcaaccaccaatctactccCTGTCTCTAGACTTCGTTGTTCTGGACATCTCATACACAGAATCGCATAACGAGTGGTGTTGTGTAACTGGCCTCTTTAACGCTGGACAATGTTGTCAGttgtcatccatgttgtagcatgtacttcatttctttttatggcatCTCTTTAACATGTCAGTTTTCCACTCCCTTCCACGACCACATTGCCTGGCATTCTGTCATTGCTCCCAAGTTGATGAAATCACAAACATAGAGAAAATAGCTTGCAAGTCCGCCCAGTGAGGTGATTTGCTTTTCCTGGCTCATCAGAGGGACAGCCTAGCAATGCAGTGCTGTCTTTCACCTTCGAAAGGCCTTCAATAAACTGATCAGCTCTTTGTTGGTCAATAAACATCTGTTCATACAACATCATCTAAGTGACCATAAGATTTTTAGGGGGTTTCCAAGGGGACCTGTGAAGGAAAAGTGAATCTCTATTCATGAATGAGTGAGTGCCTCCTTACAGTCCACTTAACATGTTACTGGataagccattttcttttttttagggaACATCTGGGCACTGCCTCCCCATTAGATTCTTTTTTTGACATTATGTGAGATATTAAGGGTATAACAATTTTCATGTTCTTCGATTCGAGAGTCTTCATTAACACTCATAGAAAACTGGTAATTGTCTCCCAAATGGACAGATTTTAGCAAATTTGGTATTCATCGTTCTCATGGATGCCATTCTATGTGATTTATTTGTGTTGTATTTTAGGCAGAGTGGTCAATGTGTCTAGTATAATGAGCTTTGTAGCTCTTCAATACTGTAGCCCAGGACTGCAGCAGAAGTTCAGAAGTGAGACCATCACAGAGGAGGAGCTGGTGGGGCTCATGAACAAGTTTGTGGACGATGTAAAGAACAGAGTGCACCAGAACGAGGGCTGGCCTGATATGAAAGTAGTCACATATGGAGTGTCAGAGATGGGTCTCACAGTCCTGTCCAGAATCTATGCCAGGAAactgagtgagcagaggagaggggacaaGATCCTCCTGAATGCCTGCTGCCCTGGGTGGGTGAGAACAGACATGGGTGGGCCAAAAGGCATCAAAACCGTAGAAGAAGGAGCAGAGACTCCTGTCTACTTGGCCCTTTTGCCCTTGGATGCTAAGGGGCCTCACGGGGAGTTTGTTATGGAGAAGAAAGTTGAACAATGGGGACTCCGCCCTCAGTTCCCTCCATGGGTCCCATTATGATACTGCCATGATTTGACCAAACAGATTACACTGTCAccaatgtccttataaaaaaaaaaaaaagaaaggaagaaaagaagagaaaagaaaaaggaagaaaagaaaagaaaagaaaagaaaagaaaagaaaagaaaagaaaagaaaagaaatcattatCCATATCAAGTACTCACACTGAATTGGCTACTAATTCTGTGAAatcttttgtgatttcttctgtGATATATGAGTATAAAGAGTGGAATTAATGACTATAATGAATCAACATCATAGATGAATAAACAGTTCTAAGTAAATGTCCACGCGTATGCATTGTTTCTTGCCAACCAGTCCCAAAATCTAATAGGCCCTACTAGGTCAAGAGAAGGGACAGTTTAACTCAGAGGTTGGTAGACATTAGTGAAAGAGCCATATGCTGAATATATTTGCCTTTGCAGGCCAATGGTCTCTGTTGGATATACTCAAATCTGCTGCTGTAGCCTGAAAGTCACCACAGACAATATAAAAACCTATGAATAGGGTGGAATTTCCCTTGCCAGCATACTTTATCAGCATCTATGACAGCCTCTATGACATGGGCACGCCACCATGGACAGACATCCTCTGTGGTCTCTTTAAATATcacactcaatggggaaaagtcaACTGCAAGGTGTGAAATGGGAATGGGCACTTAAGATGCATCCATAAGACAATGTGAGACAAGGGGGAAAAGGGAATAGGATTGGTATCAATGCGTATGAAAAAATTACTATCAAATTTCCTCAAGGCTAATGTGCTATTCATGTAGGGATAAATGGCCACCAAGTGTGTAACATTAACACAGTTCAGCAAAGCCTCCACAGAAGATGAACATATAAGGAAAGTGAAATACTCATCATTGTTGGGGCTTGTTTGGTGGATACATGGGTGTCCGCAGTCCTATTCTTCCCACTTTTCTCTCTGAGAGCTTTCAAGACAAACATCTGGAAATAAAAAGGTCTTGGCTCTGCTGCCTTACGCGACGACCTTGAGCAAAACCCTGCCTGTTGCTGTCTGTCAATCTCCTCAAGTGTGCAATTCAGGGGAACTCATAGGATTGCCGAGAAGAGGAAAGGCACTAATACAGGTGAGCAGGCTGCAAACAAGGGCGGTGCAAAGTGCCCTCCGTAGGCGTCCCCGGACTGGGGCCTGACACCTCCAGGGCCCAGAGGGGAGCTTCTTGCTGCCCCACACCCAGCCTGGCTCCCGGGGGgcctcccaccacctcccacccctcccagaaGCATCCATGTGGTACAGACTCCCTCGTCTTGTGATTATTTTCCAGTCTTCACCAGGGGTTTCAGGCTGACAGAAATGAGAACTGATGGGCCCTGCAAGCAAGGGTTGGGTCCATACTTTATGTCTTTCCCTTCAAGGGTgcttgagtgactcagtcagttgagcgtctaactttggctcaggtcattatctcaaggttcatgagccccacatgggactctgccgtcagcacagagcccacttcagatctctctctctctctctctctctctctgcacctcccctgctctttctctttttctctcagaataaataaactttgaaaaaataggTCTTTCCCTTCAAAAGGGCTATTAATTTTCTCTCTGTTATCTGGCTTTTCTAAACTGACCCATGAGGAGCATCAATGTCTAGGACAAAACAATAacatgtcggggcgcctgggtggcgcagtcggttaggcgtccgacttcagccaggtcacgatctcgcggtccgtgagttcgagccccgcgtcgggctctgggctgatggctcggagcctggagcctgtttccgattctgtgtctccctctctctctgcccctcccccgttcatgctctgtctctctctgtcccaaaaataaataaaaaacgttgaaaaaaaaattaaaaaaaaaaaaaacaataacatgtcaactgcaaaaaaaaaacaataacatgtCAACTGCTGGTTTGGAAATGTATCCCAGTATCACAGAGATCTCTTTTCCTTGATACCTTAAAAATAACACCAAATTATATATAACACTTATTAACTGAAACCTTGGTCTACACCAAATATAAGCACTTTATAACCACTAAAGCAGACATCCCAAGCAATTCCTCAGCCACAGTGAGCTTCACAAACATTCCCTCCCACTCGGGGCCCACTGGGAATCCCACTGAGGGAGGAGTCCTGCCCACACCCAAGTCCCAGCACAGGACCtcactctctgtatctctctcttgaGTTTCTACTGAGAAAGCAGGGGATCTGTGTCCTCAGAAGCACTTCCCTGTACAACCAGTTTCACTGCATCTTAGAAGAAGGCAAACTTTCCCATTCTACAGAGGAAGAAGGACACATTCCCAACACAATGGCTATATTCCTTTCTTCCTGATGGGGTTTTCCCAAAATATGTTTAGTTCCACTACCATGAATCTCTAGCTCCTATTAGCCTATGACTACCCATTCTCTTTCTGAGGAGCACATCAGTCCATCCTGAACCATTGCTGAGCTCAGAGGAGGGATCCTAGGAGTGGGGAGTTCCATCTGGGTTCAGGGTACAACCCTGGGAGAGACAGACCTGGCATAGCATCTTTAAGGAACCATCTGGAACCTTTGGCTCCTCCTTTGATGGGGGATGGAGGTAGGGCCTCTGGCTCTAGGGGTAACAGCCCTGGATCCTAGAACACAGTTCTACTGACATCTGTGCCAGTGCCCAGGGCCAAAACACACACCCAGTGTCTTATGATGTCTGCTTTCCAAACTCAGGTGCCTCGCTCAGCCTGGTAGGCCTGCAGCCACATGGTGCTGGTGACTAGGTCCAACTAGGCTTTGCCATCATGGGTGTTCTGTGCCAGCAGGTCTCAGGGAACATGGTGCTCACAAACATGCTTCCCCCTGCCTTACATCCACGACCTGCGGAGCAGCCATGCACTGCTCAACTTCCTATGCAAGGAGTGCGGGGGTCTGGAAGTGCTGGTCAGCAACATGGGCATTGTCTTCTACTCCTCCCCTCTTGGCGTGATCTAGTCAGGTTAGTGGAATCTTCACTACCTCCAATTCATAAGGCCAGCCTAAAACCTGTCACCTGCCTAGAATATTCCAGGATCTCCAGACACACGTATTTGTCTTCCTGCCTCTCCACCTGCACTTAtgccctcccttcccacctcaAATCCCTTTAACCCCATCTAAAACCAACATTTCCTGAGgacactgatttttcttttctttttttattaaaataattttattagaaaGTTTATCAGAAAGTTTACATAGTTCAAGGGACAAACTGGCAGCATTTTCGACAAGAGAGGGTGTACACTTTTCAAATGACAGAGAAGATTATTTCAAATAGCAAGGTTTTAGGcctaaaaaattattaaattcattaAAGCAGCAATGTGATATGTCATATTTTCTGGGAACTGTGAAATGATAGTAGAAACCTTAAATTTAAGTGTAAAGAACACGTAAAATGTAACTAAAGgcttactatatttttaaaatattttctaaatttttttaatttttaatttatattcaagttagttatcatatggtagattcttttttaatttttaattttttttaaacattgacatccaaattatttagcatatagtgcaacaatgatttcaggagtagattccttagtgccccttacccatttagcccatctcccctcccacaactcctcctgtaaccctctgtttgttctccatatttatgagtctcttatgttttgtccccctctctgtttttacattatttttgtttcccttcccttatgttcatctgttttgtcccttaaagtcctcatatgagtgcagtcatatgatatttgtctttctctgactgatttcacttagcataataccctccagttccatccacgtagttgcaaatggcaagatttcattctttttgattgttgagcaatattccattgtatagatataccacatcttctttattcattcatccattgatgggcatttgggctgtttccatactttggctattgtcaatagtgctgctataaacattggggtgcatatgtcccttcaaaatggcatacccgtatcccttggataaatacctagtggtacaattgctgggtcatgggatgttctatttttagttttttgaggaacctccatactgttttccacagtgactataccagcttgcattcccagatgctgctttttccatttcctctgttCACTGTAGCTTCTCTCCGGTTTGTGCTCCTCTGGAAGACTGCAACTTATTAACTAGATTCAGGACCCCCACCAGTTTGGTGTTTCTGTGGGTAAACCAGGGATAGGACTTCCTACTGTCATCTTGCTGATGTTAGTCTTCAGATGGTTTTTGCCTAAAACTGAAAGGTCAACTCTTCCCTGAACCTCTAGCCTGCAGGCCTGCCTTGCTGATTTGGATTTGTCAGCTTCCAAAATTGTGACTC
The DNA window shown above is from Neofelis nebulosa isolate mNeoNeb1 chromosome 5, mNeoNeb1.pri, whole genome shotgun sequence and carries:
- the LOC131512821 gene encoding carbonyl reductase [NADPH] 1-like gives rise to the protein MCSDTRVALVTGANKGIGLAIVRDLCRQFSGDVVLTARDEARGRAAVQQLQAEGLSPRFHLLDIDDLQSIRALRDFLRKEYGGLDVLVNNAAVFFDIGDPTPLHIQAEVTMKTNFFGTRDVCTELLPLMRPQGRVVNVSSIMSFVALQYCSPGLQQKFRSETITEEELVGLMNKFVDDVKNRVHQNEGWPDMKVVTYGVSEMGLTVLSRIYARKLSEQRRGDKILLNACCPGWVRTDMGGPKGIKTVEEGAETPVYLALLPLDAKGPHGEFVMEKKVEQWGLRPQFPPWVPL